One Bacteroidales bacterium DNA window includes the following coding sequences:
- a CDS encoding aminodeoxychorismate synthase component I gives MADFRKMNELGKRGVPFLFIIDFDMKGLYVSAIDKVENNTVLFDIEGFRNFSDTISVKPAAIEVVDVVARERYMQAFDFVQQHIKAGNTYLLNLTFPTEVTCNLGLKDIFFAARSKYKFWYQNSFVCFSPETFVKIQDNRIFSYPMKGTIDASIPNAREIIMSDPKETAEHYTIVDLIRNDLSIVSEKVTVEKFRYIDEIKTSNKTLLQVSSAISGKLPSNYREHIGDILQAMLPAGSVTGAPKKKTVEIIKEAEQYDRGFYTGVFGYFDGSSLNSAVMIRFIEKQGDKLFYKSGGGITFDSKSDDEYRELKEKIYIPV, from the coding sequence ATGGCTGATTTTCGAAAAATGAACGAATTAGGCAAAAGAGGAGTGCCTTTTTTGTTTATCATAGATTTTGATATGAAAGGGCTTTATGTATCAGCAATTGATAAGGTTGAAAATAATACAGTACTGTTTGATATTGAAGGGTTCAGGAACTTTTCTGATACTATATCAGTAAAACCGGCTGCTATTGAAGTGGTGGATGTTGTTGCCAGAGAAAGGTACATGCAAGCGTTTGACTTTGTCCAGCAGCATATCAAAGCCGGCAATACCTATCTGCTTAACCTCACTTTTCCTACGGAAGTAACTTGCAATTTGGGCTTAAAGGATATTTTTTTTGCTGCAAGATCGAAATATAAGTTTTGGTATCAGAATTCGTTTGTCTGTTTTTCACCGGAAACTTTTGTAAAAATTCAGGACAACCGCATTTTTTCTTACCCGATGAAAGGCACGATAGATGCTTCAATCCCTAATGCCCGTGAAATAATTATGAGCGATCCCAAAGAGACCGCTGAGCATTACACTATCGTTGATCTGATACGTAACGACCTTAGCATAGTATCGGAAAAAGTTACCGTTGAAAAATTTCGTTATATTGATGAAATTAAAACAAGCAACAAAACGTTGCTTCAGGTAAGTTCTGCTATCAGTGGTAAACTACCATCAAACTACAGGGAGCATATCGGCGATATATTGCAGGCGATGCTTCCTGCGGGTTCAGTTACAGGTGCCCCGAAAAAGAAAACAGTTGAAATTATTAAAGAAGCAGAACAATACGACCGCGGTTTTTATACCGGTGTCTTCGGTTATTTTGACGGCAGCAGCCTGAACAGCGCTGTGATGATTCGTTTTATTGAGAAGCAGGGCGATAAATTATTCTATAAAAGCGGAGGTGGTATTACCTTTGACAGTAAATCCGATGATGAATACAGAGAGTTAAAAGAAAAGATTTATATTCCTGTTTAG
- a CDS encoding RidA family protein, with the protein MRKTINIPGTSAPIGPYSPALLNNGTLYVSGQLPINPVTGEMVQGDISVQTRQVMENISALLKETGMDFSDVVKTTIFLADMNDFAQVNEAYSAYFKDNYPARETVQVARLPKDARIEISVIASL; encoded by the coding sequence ATGAGAAAAACCATCAACATTCCAGGGACGTCGGCACCTATAGGCCCATACAGCCCGGCATTGCTTAACAACGGAACCTTATATGTTTCCGGACAGTTACCTATTAATCCTGTTACTGGCGAAATGGTGCAAGGCGATATTTCTGTGCAAACCAGACAGGTGATGGAAAATATTTCCGCACTATTGAAAGAAACCGGCATGGACTTTTCAGATGTGGTGAAAACAACTATTTTTCTTGCCGATATGAATGACTTTGCTCAAGTGAATGAGGCGTACAGCGCATATTTTAAGGATAACTATCCTGCCCGCGAAACCGTTCAGGTGGCACGTTTGCCGAAGGATGCGAGGATAGAGATTTCCGTAATAGCCTCTTTGTAA
- a CDS encoding glycosyltransferase produces MNILQLCHKSPYPPKEGGPIAMYNLSGGLMEENHKVHILAMNTHKFSVDIDTLPVDYRYKTNFTLVHVDTRIRLRNAFLNLFSKKSFHIERFDSPDFHEALKRILKKNSYDIVQLETIYVAPYIETIRKYSKAKIVLRAHNIEHVIWSRYAGTVTNRIKRNYLSYLTKKLKSYEEQVFSDVDAIAGITDVDTDFIKNYGLNVTVATVPFGLHLSKYILYPEQKKNLTFFHIGSMDWMPNQEAIRWFLDKCMPAVSEQLPDVYVYLAGRNMPSWIYSYKFPNMKVIGEVPDAGEFMLKNSVMFVPLLSGSGVRVKIIEGMALGKTVISTAVGAEGINYTDGENILIANTPDEFLGKFKYCVDQPEQCRQIGLNARKLIESEHDIPVASKRLVDLYQSII; encoded by the coding sequence ATGAACATACTTCAGCTCTGCCATAAATCGCCATATCCCCCGAAAGAAGGAGGCCCTATTGCCATGTACAACCTTTCTGGCGGACTGATGGAAGAAAATCACAAAGTGCACATTCTGGCAATGAATACTCATAAATTCTCTGTGGATATTGACACATTGCCGGTAGATTATCGCTATAAAACTAATTTTACCCTGGTTCATGTTGACACACGCATACGCCTGAGAAATGCTTTTTTGAACCTGTTTTCAAAAAAATCTTTTCACATCGAACGTTTCGATTCTCCTGATTTTCATGAAGCTTTGAAACGTATCCTGAAAAAAAATTCTTACGATATTGTTCAGCTGGAAACCATTTATGTGGCGCCCTATATTGAAACCATTCGAAAATACAGTAAGGCAAAGATTGTACTGCGGGCTCATAACATTGAACATGTTATTTGGTCAAGATATGCTGGCACTGTAACTAATAGAATCAAAAGAAACTACCTTTCATACCTGACAAAAAAACTGAAAAGCTATGAGGAACAAGTGTTTTCAGATGTTGATGCCATTGCCGGAATAACCGATGTGGATACTGATTTTATCAAAAACTATGGATTAAATGTTACTGTTGCAACAGTCCCATTCGGGTTGCATTTATCAAAATACATTCTTTATCCCGAACAGAAAAAAAATCTGACTTTTTTTCATATAGGTTCCATGGACTGGATGCCAAATCAGGAAGCCATAAGATGGTTTCTTGATAAATGCATGCCAGCTGTTTCAGAACAACTGCCTGATGTTTATGTTTATTTAGCAGGCAGAAATATGCCATCATGGATTTATTCGTATAAATTTCCTAATATGAAAGTTATCGGAGAAGTACCGGATGCCGGAGAATTTATGCTGAAAAATTCAGTGATGTTTGTCCCATTATTGTCGGGAAGTGGAGTAAGAGTCAAAATTATTGAGGGCATGGCTTTGGGGAAAACAGTTATTTCAACTGCTGTCGGCGCAGAAGGAATTAACTATACCGATGGTGAAAATATTCTTATAGCAAATACTCCGGATGAATTTCTCGGGAAGTTCAAATATTGCGTGGACCAGCCTGAGCAATGCAGGCAAATAGGTTTAAATGCCCGTAAATTAATCGAATCGGAGCATGATATTCCTGTGGCTTCAAAAAGACTGGTGGATTTGTACCAATCGATTATTTAG
- a CDS encoding S46 family peptidase: protein MKKILSIFLLTFVMFSSSKADEGMWLPILLSQGPEAEMKRLGMKISAEDIFNLNKPSLKDAVCLFGGGCTAEIVSSKGLILTNHHCGYSAIQSHSSVEQDYLTHGFWANSFEEELPNTKLEVSILTYMEDVTEKVLKGTTDKTPKEVKDVLIESQISAIIKEHTKDNSYEVTVQPFYYGNQYILVISRVYRDIRLVGAPPSGIGKFGGDTDNWMWPRHTGDFSVFRIYTDKDNNPAEYSKDNVPYTPPYHFKISTKGVQEGDFTFVFGYPGRTNEYLVSYAVDRIVNFENPAAIKARAEKLQVYRKYMEQSKKTRIQYSAKYANVENFYKKMIGENNGVRRTDIIAKKQELEKQFQKWAVSDDMRKGTYGELMDKFRDVYTKYGIYNLAFEYLIECGLGIEIVRYARSYEQLISVSRNKKKNDAEIFKTLESLKKSAESFFKNYDSRIDKELMGKLLGIYYKGLEKSWLPEEISRVAELYKGDFGKYTDDFFAKSFMVDQDKVLSFLNGYKPSAVKTLENDPAFKLSASIYNFYRKNLDAKIAEYESITAGLNQTYMLGLMEMQPERNFYPDANSTLRIAYGQVKGYKPRDAVNYKYFTTLTGVMEKEDSTIYDYTVDNKLKELYNHKDYGMYADNDGSMHVAFIASNHTTGGNSGSPVINAEGHLIGINFDRVWEGTMSDIVYEADMCRNISIDIRYCLFIIDKYAGAKRLINEMTLVK, encoded by the coding sequence ATGAAAAAAATCCTGTCAATCTTCCTGCTAACCTTCGTTATGTTCTCTTCCAGCAAAGCCGACGAAGGCATGTGGCTCCCCATTTTGCTGTCGCAAGGTCCCGAAGCAGAAATGAAACGCCTGGGAATGAAAATTTCTGCTGAAGACATTTTTAACCTTAACAAACCGAGCCTCAAAGATGCCGTTTGCCTGTTTGGCGGCGGATGCACTGCCGAGATAGTTTCCTCAAAAGGCCTGATACTTACCAACCACCACTGTGGCTACAGCGCCATACAATCGCATAGCAGCGTTGAACAAGACTACCTTACTCATGGTTTCTGGGCTAATTCTTTTGAAGAAGAACTTCCCAACACAAAACTGGAAGTATCTATTCTGACATACATGGAAGATGTTACTGAAAAAGTGCTCAAAGGCACCACGGACAAAACTCCCAAAGAAGTAAAAGATGTATTAATTGAATCCCAGATTTCAGCAATTATAAAAGAACACACAAAAGATAATAGCTACGAGGTAACAGTTCAGCCTTTTTATTACGGGAACCAATACATATTGGTTATCTCGCGGGTTTACAGAGATATTCGTCTGGTAGGTGCGCCTCCTTCTGGCATCGGAAAATTCGGAGGTGATACAGATAACTGGATGTGGCCACGCCATACAGGGGATTTTTCTGTATTTCGTATTTATACCGACAAGGACAATAACCCTGCAGAATATTCAAAAGACAATGTCCCCTATACACCACCTTATCATTTTAAAATATCAACGAAAGGCGTTCAGGAAGGCGACTTTACATTCGTATTCGGATATCCCGGAAGAACCAACGAATATCTGGTTTCTTACGCTGTTGACCGCATAGTAAATTTCGAAAATCCTGCGGCCATTAAGGCACGTGCCGAAAAGCTTCAGGTGTACCGAAAATATATGGAACAAAGCAAAAAAACCAGAATACAGTATTCTGCAAAATATGCCAATGTGGAAAACTTTTATAAAAAAATGATTGGTGAAAACAACGGTGTGAGAAGGACTGACATAATTGCAAAAAAACAAGAGCTGGAAAAACAATTCCAGAAGTGGGCTGTGTCGGATGATATGAGGAAAGGAACTTACGGTGAATTGATGGATAAATTTCGCGATGTTTATACAAAATATGGAATCTATAACCTGGCCTTCGAATACCTGATAGAATGCGGGTTGGGTATCGAAATTGTTCGTTATGCCCGCTCCTATGAACAATTGATTAGTGTGAGCAGGAATAAGAAGAAAAACGATGCGGAAATTTTTAAAACATTGGAGTCATTGAAAAAATCCGCAGAAAGTTTTTTTAAAAATTATGACAGCCGTATTGACAAAGAACTGATGGGCAAATTACTTGGAATTTACTATAAAGGCCTTGAAAAATCATGGCTCCCCGAAGAAATATCACGAGTTGCGGAACTTTACAAAGGGGATTTCGGAAAATATACCGATGATTTTTTTGCAAAATCATTTATGGTTGACCAGGATAAAGTGTTATCTTTTTTGAACGGATATAAGCCCTCTGCAGTAAAAACCCTGGAAAACGACCCTGCTTTTAAACTCAGCGCAAGTATTTATAATTTTTACCGAAAAAATCTGGACGCAAAAATTGCGGAATATGAAAGCATCACAGCAGGTTTAAACCAGACTTACATGCTAGGATTGATGGAAATGCAACCTGAAAGAAATTTTTATCCCGATGCAAATTCTACATTGAGAATTGCCTATGGACAGGTGAAGGGATATAAACCGAGAGACGCTGTTAATTACAAATATTTTACCACCCTTACCGGTGTGATGGAAAAAGAAGATTCGACCATATATGATTATACCGTTGACAATAAATTAAAAGAACTATATAATCATAAGGATTATGGTATGTATGCCGATAATGACGGGAGTATGCATGTGGCGTTTATTGCCAGCAACCACACTACAGGGGGCAACTCCGGTAGTCCGGTGATTAACGCAGAAGGGCATCTTATTGGAATAAATTTTGACCGTGTGTGGGAAGGCACAATGAGCGACATCGTTTATGAAGCCGATATGTGCAGAAATATTTCTATTGACATAAGATACTGCCTCTTCATTATTGACAAATATGCCGGAGCAAAGAGGCTTATTAACGAAATGACGCTAGTGAAATAA
- a CDS encoding LptF/LptG family permease has protein sequence MKKVYSFVLKSFMGPLVLTFFIALFILVMQFLWKYVDDMVGKGFEWYVLAELLFYASATFVPLALPLAVLLASLMTFGNLGEHYELVAIKASGISFRRAMMPLVIFIIFLSGFALYFSNYILPIANLKFGVLLFDIREKKPALNINEGVFYRELEGYVIRIGKKESNGEDISNVIIYDHTEDMGNINVTAAGKGKMHNPDKNTLLFTLYNGYNYYEPINNRDRNPSNPFQRTNFEEETRRIDLTELNMIRSKEDFFKDNYQMLNLSQLEDAVDTLIMQRVERERSFYKYYTNNYYFYFRCDTASLLPLKSAGMKENFILNFPKSEQKEIVNLALSDSRAVLQQTDYFSREIKMKKEIIARHEIEWYRKFTLSLACLILFFIGAPLGAIIRKGGLGLPVVFSTLFFIIYHVISMTGEKFVREGVLTPPSGMWLPLVIYLPIGIVLTYTASTDSSLLNFDWWIIFFEKICRLIKKILRIKPKS, from the coding sequence ATGAAGAAAGTTTATAGCTTCGTTCTGAAGTCGTTTATGGGCCCTCTGGTGCTGACTTTCTTTATTGCACTTTTTATACTGGTAATGCAGTTTTTGTGGAAGTATGTGGACGATATGGTGGGAAAAGGTTTTGAATGGTATGTGCTGGCCGAGTTACTGTTTTATGCTTCTGCAACATTTGTTCCTCTCGCCCTGCCGCTTGCCGTGTTACTGGCATCGTTAATGACATTCGGGAACCTGGGGGAACATTATGAGCTGGTTGCCATCAAAGCATCCGGCATTTCTTTCCGCCGTGCTATGATGCCGCTGGTTATCTTTATAATTTTTCTCAGTGGATTTGCATTATATTTTTCGAATTATATTTTACCGATTGCCAACCTCAAATTCGGAGTGCTGTTGTTTGATATCCGCGAGAAAAAACCTGCCCTGAACATCAACGAAGGAGTATTCTACAGGGAACTGGAGGGGTATGTGATACGTATCGGAAAAAAAGAAAGCAATGGAGAAGATATCAGCAATGTCATCATTTATGACCATACGGAAGATATGGGAAACATTAACGTAACGGCAGCCGGTAAAGGTAAAATGCACAATCCCGATAAAAACACGCTCTTGTTTACTTTGTACAACGGATATAATTATTATGAACCCATAAACAACAGGGATCGTAACCCTTCTAACCCATTTCAGCGAACCAACTTTGAGGAAGAAACACGTCGCATTGACCTTACGGAACTTAACATGATTAGAAGTAAAGAGGATTTTTTTAAAGATAATTATCAGATGCTGAACTTGTCACAACTGGAAGATGCTGTTGACACCCTTATCATGCAAAGAGTGGAAAGGGAAAGGAGTTTCTATAAATATTATACCAACAACTATTATTTTTATTTTCGTTGCGACACGGCATCGTTACTTCCGCTTAAGTCAGCAGGCATGAAAGAGAATTTTATTTTGAACTTTCCAAAGTCAGAGCAAAAAGAAATAGTGAACCTCGCCTTGAGCGATTCACGTGCTGTTTTACAGCAGACAGATTACTTTTCCAGAGAAATAAAAATGAAAAAAGAAATCATTGCACGTCATGAAATAGAGTGGTACCGCAAATTCACTCTTTCGCTGGCATGCCTGATATTGTTTTTTATCGGGGCGCCCCTGGGGGCTATTATCCGTAAAGGAGGACTGGGACTGCCGGTAGTCTTTTCCACCCTGTTTTTTATTATTTATCATGTCATTTCCATGACAGGAGAAAAGTTTGTCAGGGAGGGCGTCCTAACCCCTCCATCAGGAATGTGGCTGCCATTGGTTATTTACTTGCCCATAGGAATAGTGCTGACTTATACTGCCAGCACCGATTCTTCTCTGCTGAATTTTGACTGGTGGATAATTTTCTTTGAAAAAATATGTAGGCTTATAAAAAAAATCCTGAGAATAAAACCCAAATCCTAA